The segment GCGCTATGGCGTGAGGCGCTGCATCTAGTCAACGATGGCGTGGCGACAACCGAGGAAATAGATGCCGCCGTCGTCTATGGCTGTGGTTTACGTTGGTCACTAATGGGCACCTTTCTCACTTTTCACTTGGCTGGCGGTGAGTCAGGGATGCGCCACATGCTTGAACAGTTCGGTCCGGCGTTAAAACTTCCATGGACAAAGCTTGAAGCTCCCGAGCTTACCAACGAACTTATTGATCGCGTGGTAGAAGGCTGTGAGCATCAAGCCGCTGGTCGCTCAGTAGCCGAGCTTGATCGCCGCCGTGATGACTTTCTGGTGGAACTGCTCGGTTTAGTACACAAATATTGGCCTGAAGCAGAAGGCTTGGAAGGACGTATCTAATGATTATTTTGCAAAGCTGCGTTGCCTCAGAGTGGGTCGACTACAACGGTCATATGAACGATGCCGAATACGCCCGAGTATTCTCACTGGCGGTAGAAGCACTCATGGAACATATTGGCCTGGACACCGCCGGGCGCGCTCGCCATGGCTATACCATCTACACCCTTGAGACGCATCTTTGTTATCGCCGCGAGGCCCACGAAGGACAGCCTCTCAGCGTGGAGCTGACCCTGCTGGATCACGATACCAAACGCCTGCATGTTTTCTTTAAGCTACAGGATGAGGCAGGCAACCTACTTGCCACCAGCGAGCAGATGCTGATGGGCATTGATATCGATACCGCTCGCCCTGCGCCTTTCCCATCCCCCGTTGAGGAAGCCATTTCTGCGTTACCTTTAGCAGCGCCATCAACATGGCCAGAGCTGGCCGGCCGCACTATTGCCATACGGCGATAACGACACGGCAAAACGGCATAGTAAAACCACATAGCAAAGCAACACTAAAAATAATGAGAGCCGTCCGTCAGCACGGACGGTTGACCGGGATTGCCGGCCCGACGTCCGGCCCAAGAGGACAAGCATATCGCTACGCCAACTCCCTCTCACCAACCCACGCCGCCTTCGCATAACAACTCACCCAAGGCCGAACTCAGTACAGACTACATGGTGACAGAGCTCGCCCAAGGCGGGTTCTTCCAAGGCATGCACAAGGGAATGACGTTAACCGCTAGCGGCCTAGTGCTGCTTTTCGTACTTTTCACCGGACTTGGCTCAGACACAGCGGGCAGCGTGTTCGGAGCAACACGCGCCTGGATCGAGAGCACGTTTAGCGGTTATTACCTAATTACCGTAATGCTGCTGCTAGCGGTCTGCGCCTTCATTGTCTTCAGTCGCTATGGCAGCGTAAGGCTTGGCACTGACGACAGCCGCCCTGAGTTTAGCAATTTTGCATGGTTTTCCATGCTTCTCTCTGCGGGCATCGGCATTGGCATCCTATTTTTTGGCGTCGCTGAGCCCGTGTTTTACCTTGACGATACCGGCGCCTTTGGCTACCCCAACAACCCTCATGCAGACATGGCAGGTGCCGCCGCCATCGGCCACGAGCGCGCTATCGATGCGTTACGCGTTACCCTATTTCACTGGGGGCTTCACGGCTGGGCCATCTATGTCATTGTCGGTATGTCGCTGGCGTATTTTGCTTATCGAAAAGGGTTGCCGCTCGCACTGCGCTCGGCGCTTTATCCTTTTATCGGTGAACGTATCTTCGGCCCTATAGGCCACCTGTTTGATATCCTTGGGGTGCTGGGCTGCGTCTTTGGCGTCGCTACGTCGCTGGGGCTTGGGGTTAGCCAAATGGCTGTTGGCTTAGAACGGTTAATAGGTGTCGACCCAGGGCTAAATACCCAGTTAATGCTTATCGCAGGTATTTCAGTTATCTCAATACTCTCAGCCGTATCCGGCGTACGCGGTGGTATTCGTCTTATTTCCGAGATGAATATCTGGGTGTCCCTAGTGGTCGTGAGCATTTTCCTAATTGCAGGCCCCACGTTGTGGCTCATCATGGCGTTCGGCGAAACCATGCTCGACTACGCTATCAATTTCATCCCCATGGGGCTTTGGTACGCTGATAAGGAAGGAACCGCCGCTTGGCAACAAGGTTGGACAATCTTCTACTGGGGCTGGTGGCTAGCCTGGGCTCCCTTTGTGGGCCTTTTCATCGCGCGAATTTCTAAAGGACGTACGTTACGTGAGTTTGTATTGGGCGTTCTGTTAGTACCTACCCTGATCATTTTTGTTTGGCTGATCATCTTTGGCGGCAACGCCATGTATCAGGAGCTCTACGCTACGGGCGGCCCAGGTAGCGCCGGTATTATTGAGCTGGTTAACGCTTGGAACCTGCCCTCCGCCCTGTTTGCCACGGCTGATAACATTGTCGGCAGCGGCACGTTTGGGTGGATACTCTCCGCCATGATGGTATTTCTGCTAATGAGCTGGTTTGTCACCTCTTCAGACTCCGGCACGTTAGTGCTGACCACCATTTTGTCATTAGGTGACAATGAACCGCCTAAACGCTTCCGAGTGTTCTGGGGCGTGGTGATTGGTTTAGTGGCGGCGGTACTGCTGATTGCCGGTGGTCTTACGGCGCTACAGACAGCACTTATCGCGGCCGCCCTTCCACTCAGTATTGTAGTGCTCGTGATGACGGCTGGTGTGCTGATTTCGCTGTTCCGCGAGACGCTCGATGCCCGGCGCAGAAAAACAACCTAACACTCCGCCCTATAACGCCAGGTGCGCTTAGCTGCGGCGCCTGGCGTAACTTCCCTTTTTAGCAACAGCCCTCCTTTCAAGCACCGCGTGAGGCACGCGGCGAACTGCCAAAATGGGCACGGAAAGCACGTGAAAAGCTGGAGCTCGAGCCAAACCCACACGCCACGCCCACCGCTAAAATTTCCATATCAGTTTCAATAAGTAAACGCTTTGCCCGGGCTAAACGAAGTGACAAATACCATTGGCGGGGTGTTTGATGAAGATGATCCTCAAACAGCCGCTGAAGATGGCGAGAAGACACCCCAACACGTTCGGCAATCTCGAAGAGAGGTAAAGGCTCTTCGAGATGCCTTTCCATTAGCGCAACGGCGTCAACCAAACGCCGATGATGGGTGCCTAAACGCTGAGCCAGTGACATCCGTTGCTGATCGCTGCGACTGCGTAAACGCTCGTGAATGAGCTGCTCGGAAACATCAACCGCCAGCTTGGATCCGTGTCGTCTGGCGATGACTGCTAAGGCCATATCCATGGCAGCGGCTCCCCCTGCACAGGAAAAACGTCGCTCCCCGATCTCAAATAACTCGTCGGTCGTTTCAATCGTTGGAAAACGCTCACGAAAGACCGGCAAGCTCTCCCAATGCAAGGTGATTCGCTCCCCCTTCAATAACTGAGCGGCGGCTAATATAAAGCCTCCGGTGTCCAACCCACCTAGGGCACATCCCGCTTGATCAAGCCGGTGCAGCCATGAAATGAGCGCTCGGCTTAAATGATCTTCAGGTTCAAAGCCGCTACACACAGCCAACGATGGCAGATCGAGACCTCTACCCATGGCCTGATCGACTAATAGCGTCATGCCATTGCTTGCAGTGACAGGCTCACCATCACAACTAAAGAGCGTCCACTCAAATAACGCTTGACCACTAATACGATTGGCAATTCGCAACGGCTCCACCGCAGAAAAAAACGCCATCATGGAAAAGCGCGGCAACAATAAAAAACCGACGCGCTCGGGCAGTGAACCAGAATAGTGCAGGCGCAAAATAACTCCTCAATTTCAGTGTTTGTTCTGCTATTGCTCACAGTTATCAGCGATTTAAATAAGCATGTTAACAACAATAAATAAGCGCCATCGGGATATCACCACTGTTGTTAACGCTTATTGACCATTGCTTTCTACAAAAGCGCTAAGCGTTTGCTAAACACCAAGTGGCAGTGGTAGTTTTGAAAAAAACGATAACAAGCAGAAGCGTTTCCTTATGCCAAACGATTGCCTGTCATTACTTTCGCCTACCTATCGGCTGTTACTTAGCCGCTGGGTTGATGCGGTCGTGCGTACAGGTGCGTACCCCCTCACCCGTACTGCCCTCAGCGAGTGGTATAACGAATAGCTTGATCGATCCGTCATCAGATTTTTTCCGAATTCGTCAATCACTGACGAAACGAGACGTATTGATTAAGGAAGCTATTCATGTCAAACACCATGACTCGCCGTACCCTGAAACACTCGCTTCTCGCCCTCTCACTGGGTAGTGCATTAATTAGCAGCCAAGCAGCCTTTGCCGACTCACCCGGGGCGCTCATTATCGCAGGTGGTTTTTTACAAGAGAGCCACCAAGATATCTTCCAAGCAGTCATCAATCCCGTCGATAAGCCTGCCGAGGATATCCGCCTTGGCGTGGTGCCTGCTGCTACCGGCAATATTTCCGGCAACTACGGCAAAATAGTTGAGGCGTTCACCCGCCTGGGTCTTACAGAAGAGAATATTCGCCTGCTTCCGCTAGCGGTTAACGATGATAGCCGTACCGAAGAAGTAGATGAATCAACCTGGGCGAACAACGGACAAGATGAAGCACTTGCTGACGAGATCAGTGAGCTAGATGCCATCTGGTTTCTAGGCGGCGATCAAACTCGTATCACCGCAGTTCTACTCGCAGAAGATGGCAGCGATACGCCGGTGCTAGCCGCTATACGTGATTTCCACACGCGCGGTGGCGTTCTGGCAGGCACCAGCGCTGGGGCAGCAATTATGTCGTCTGCCATGCTCGCAGGTGGCGATAGTCAAGGCGCCCTTTTTAAGGGGTTCAGCGATGACTATGAGAGCATGAATAATCAAGAGTTTGGCCCTGCCGTTGTGCGCCCAGGGTTAGGCTTCTTTGAAGACGGCTTGATCGATCAACACTTCGACCGCAAAGCCCGCCTGGGCCGACTGCTAGCCGTCATGCTGGAACATGAAGATGGCCAGCCATTAGGGATCGGCATTGATGAAGGCACCGCGCTCATTGTTGATAACGACGAATGGCAAGTGGCAGGCAGTGGCGGCGTAACACTGGTGGATACCAGCGAAACGACTCGCCCTTCAGCAGGATTTCCAATCAGCGTGGAAAACGTTCGCCTAAGCTATTTACTACCGGGAGACCGCTACCTGCCTGAAAGTGGTGAATATCATGTTCGCGAGGGTGCTTATGAAACCTCAGGAAATGAGTATTTCGATGTCCCTGTGAGCTTGCAGAGTGGCTTACTCAGCGCTAACCGTAACGTGCAGGAACTTATTGGCTTTGACCTACTAGACAACTCAGCCACCGAGCAAGTCACTTCCCTGCTAATAGGCGATGAAAACCAAGCTCTTCGGATCGTTTTTAGCCAAGACGAACAAACCCAAGGCTACTGGAGCCAGGATATGACGCTAGACCGCTACAGCTTTGAGAACGTCCGGATGGGCCTAGAACCACTGCGCGTAGAGTTGCAAACACCTTAAAAGTGGTTATGAACGACCACCACTAGCGATAAAAAAACATGTTGCCGCCGGGCCTTTTTATGGCCCGGTGTGCCTTCAGCAACAGGATGCTCTCAGCCTTCGCACAAGGTACACTGACTATGGTTAGACACTAGATTCATTTGAAAGGCACTTCATGACCAGCGCTCCCCCACTTTATCTGCAAATACAGCAGCACCTGTTAGAGAAAATCCAGGGCGGTGCCTGGCCAGCACACCACCAGATCCCTCCTGAAGAGCAGCTAGCCCGAGATTTTGGGGTAAGCCGAATGACGGCTAATAAAGCGATTCGTGATCTCGTCCAAAAAGGCTACCTTACACGCCAGCCTGGGTTAGGTACCTTCGTGACAGATCGCAAAGCAGAATCCTCCCTGGTCGAGGTCTACAACATTGCCGATGAAGTACGCTTCAGGGGGCACCATTACAGTAATCACGTACTCATATGTGAAGCCATTGAAGCGGATGACGAAGTCGCTTTGCGGCTAGGCGTTCGCCTGGGTAGCCGCGTGTTTCAGACACTGCTGGTGCATTTGGAAGACGACACGCCGATTCAGCTTGAAAATCGCTACGTTAACCCTCGCTGGGTGCCCAACTACTTAACCAGCGACTTCTCACTGCACACACCCAATGAAGTGTTGGTAGCGGCCTGCCCAATTACTGACGTAGAGCACACTGTTGAAGCCGTGCTTGTCGATCAGCAAACTGCCGATTGGCTTGCTATTGATACCGCCACCCCCTGTCTAAGCATGGTACGGCGCACGTGGTCAGGCGAGCAGCTCATCAGCTATGCCCGCCTACTGCATCCAGGCGACCGCTACAAGCTGCGCTCCTCGGTGCATCGCCAAGCGTCATAAAGACTTAGATGGTAAAAACTTAGCTGGTAAAGATCTAGCTGATAAGCGCTTGCACCAAATATCCGGTGGGAATGGCGAGCATTAAGCTTAAAGCAACACGAATAAACCACACTACCACCATGCGCCCTACAGAAAGCGGAATGCTCGTAGAAAGAATGCAAGGAATTGAGGCGGAGAAGAACAGCACAGCGGATACTGATACAACGCCTGCAGCAAAACGCGAAACAAAGTCCGCTTCTGCCATTAACAGTGCTGGTAAAAACATTTCGGCAAGACCAGCAGCGGATGCCTGGGCAAGTGCAGCCGCATCAGCAATGCCCCACACTGCAACAAAGGGGTAAAACAGCCAACCCAGCCACTCAAATAACGGCGTGTATTTAGCCGCAAGCAATCCCAATAAACCTACCGACATAATCGAAGGCAGGATACTAATCGCCATCACGAGCCCTTCTTTAAAGTTAATCGCGACACTTTTATGCAACGCCGGTGCTCGGGCGGCCACTTCCAATCCGGTCTGCCATGCCGTTAGCAACCGTTTGCCTGCTACCGCCGTCGGTTCTCCGTCGTCAGCACTGTCATCTATACGCGATAAGGGCGGCAAGCGAACAGTGACGGCTGTGACGATAAACGTGATCAATAACGTTAGCCAAAAATAGGCGTTCCACACCGCCATTAAATCCAGCGTGCGTGCCACGATAATCATGAATGTTGACGAGACGGTAGAGAACCCCGTGGCGATAATGGCGGCTTCCCGCGCGGAATACTGACCCGCCTGATACACCCGATTGGTAATCAATAGGCCGATAGAGTAACTACCCACGAATGAGGCGACAGCATCAATCGCCGAGCGCCCTGGCGTTCGCCAAATGGGCCGCATTACGGGTTGAACCAGCACGCCAATAAGCTCAAGCAACCCATAGCTGATCAACAAGGCCAGGAAAATCGCGCCAATAGGAACGATCAAGCCGACGGGAATCACCAGCTTTTCAAACAAAAAAGGCAGCATATCCGGTTCATGCAGAAAGGCAGGCCCCCAGCCAGTCAGCGCCATCAGGGCGGCCACTACCCCAAGTAATTTTAGAACGGTAAAAATGCGTTCGGTAACATTTCGATTCCAGTAACCTCGAATCAACGGGTACGCAGCCCCAGCGGCAATCAGCGCCAGCGCATAGAAGCCACTGGCATCTCCTAGCCAGCGTCGGGCTCCGCTCACCATATGATCGAGCAATATAGTGCTGCGACCGCCTATTTCGACAGGCACGAAGAAAATCAAAATCCCTAGCGCACTTGGCAAAAACAGTTTGAGGATCAGCGCGGCACTGGGCCGCTGACGGGTGGTGGTATTAGGGGGGAGCATGTGCATGCCTCTTGTTGTGTAACAGCGTTTAGTGAGCCTTCCACGCATCTTCAACACATAATGTATATACATATACACACCAATTGAAGAGCATCCCCCAGCCAATATAAATAGACATTAGTCTAATAATTCATCTTAAAAACACGCTTAATGCAAATTAAAAAATTCATAAACACCTGTTTAAAAACATAAATATAATATTCTGCCTTTTTGCACATTCCACCATGCACTCTATTTTTAAACAAGCGTCTTGACGAATCGGCTCATATTGACCTTAATTGTATATACATTAAGTTATGAATAAATTTTTTAATTGCCTTTGAAAGGAGCTCCTCATGCCGAATGCAACGGATCGTCGCCTCTGGCGCGATATCAGCATCTTCGATGGCTTGCGGACATTGCCCGACCGCATGGCCGTTATTACTGAAGGCGCGCACATCATCGCCTTGTCGCCCATGAGTGAGTTCAATGAGCAGCTCGCCAATAACTGTACAGAGATGGGCAGCGGCGGTGTGATGACCCCAGGCCTCGTGGATTGCCACACCCACCTTGTATTTGGTGGTTCTCGGGCTGAAGAGTTTGAAGCGCGGCTTGAAGGGGCTAGCTATGAAGAGATTGCTAAACGCGGCGGCGGCATCCTCAGTACCGTTCGCGCTACGCGTGAAGCTAGCGAAGATGAGCTGCTAAGACTCGCGAAACCGCGTCTTGAAGCACTGATTGCTGACGGCGTTACCACCGTGGAGATTAAGTCTGGCTACGGGCTAACCCTGAAAGATGAACTCAAGATGCTGCGCGTCGCGCGTCGCCTCGGCGATATGCTGCCAGTCAACGTCGTCACGACGCTATTGGGCGCCCATGCCCTCCCCCCAGAATACAAAGATGATAGCGACGGCTATATCGATCTTGTCTGCCAGGAAATGATCCCCGCAGCAGTGGCCGAAGGTCTGGCAGATGCGGTTGATGTGTTCTGCGAAAAGATCGCCTTTTCGGTGGAACAGTGCGAGCGAGTGTTTGAAGCCGCCAAAGCCCATGGCTTACCCATCAAGGCTCACGCCGAACAGCTCTCTAACCTAGGTGGCACAGCCATGGCCGCTCGCCACGGTGCATTATCTGCTGACCACATTGAGTACCTGGATGACGCAGGCATCGCTGCCATGCGTGAAGCGGGTAGCGTGGCGGTCATACTGCCTGGTGCCTTCCATACCCTGCGTGAAACGCAACAACCGCCTATCGCCGCCCTGCGCACCGCAGGCGTTCCAATGGCAGTGGCGACCGATGCAAACCCTGGCAGCTCCCCACTGTTTATGCCCACGTTGATGCTCAACTTGGCCTGCACGCTGTTCCGCCTAACACCCCAAGAAGCACTGACGGGCATGACAGCCCATGGGGCAACCGCGCTAGGGCTGCCAGGTAAAGGGCTCATTCATGAAGGGGCAGAAGCCGACATCTGCGTATGGGATATCGATGCGCCCGCAGAGCTCGCGTACGCCGTACAGCCAGGACGCCTTCGTCAGCGCCTGTTCCAGGGAGTGCTTACCCATGGCAACTAACAGCCCCTCTAACAGCCCCTCTAACAGCCCCTCTAACAGCGCCTCTAACCATACGTTTAGCAGTACATCCGCTGAAACAGCGCTCGATATGTCGCTCTGGGCGGGCAGAACAGACCCAGAACCCAACAGTGAGCGGTGGCATCAAAAGATCCAGCCGCTCAGCCAAACGGCAGCGCCGGGCTGTGTTTTATTAGGTTTTGAAAGCGATGCAGGTGTGGCCAGAAACCAGGGACGTACCGGTGCTGCGCAAGGCCCTTCGGCATTGCGTAAAGCGCTGGCACCACTGGCATGGCACCGCACAGGGCCAGCCTATGATGCGGGAAATGTACGCTGCGAAGGCGATGCCCTAGAAACCGCCCAACAAGCCCTCGCCGATCGATTAGCAGCGTTGCTTAAGGCTGAACACTTTCCCGTTGTGCTAGGTGGCGGCCATGAGGTGGCCTACGGCAGTTGGCTGGGGCTTGCCCAGCATCTCGCTGATAACGGTGAAAAAGCACCACGCATCGGCATTATCAATTTTGATGCCCACTTCGATCTGCGCGATCCCTCTCATGTTCGCTCTTCGGGCACCCCCTTTACGCAAATTGCTGATGAATGCGCCAAGCGCGGCTGGCCGTTTCGCTACGCCTGCTTAGGCATAAGCCGCGCTGCCAACACGCGCGCACTGTTTAACCGTGCTGCACAACTCGGCGTCATGGTTCGTGAAGACCGGGACTTTCAACCGGCCCACCTTGAGTGTATTCGACGCGACCTGGAACGCTTCATGGTGCGTTGCGATCACCTCTATCTAACCATCGACCTGGATGTACTGCCCGCTGGGGAAGCCCCTGGCGTTAGTGCTCCCGCCGCTCGCGGCGTCTCACTCGCGTTGATAGAACCACTGATTGAAACCATCCGCGACAGCGGCAAGCTCCGCTTAGCTGATCTCGCCGAGTTAAACCCGGATCACGATATCGATAGCCGTACTGCACGCGCGGCGGCTCGGCTCGTTTTTCAATTAGCGCTCGATACCTAGCGCCCGGATTCGTTAATCCATCTATTACTCGCCCTTTAATAACAAACCAATGACTCAAGAGGAGTTTCGCCATGTCCACTAACGATAAACGTCACGACGCTTCCCGTAAGATAGCTGCCCCTACCGGTAGCCAGCTCAGCTGCAAAAGCTGGCTGACCGAAGCCCCGCTTCGCATGCTAATGAACAACCTCCATCCTGACGTGGCTGAACGCCCCGAGGATCTAGTGGTATACGGCGGCATTGGCCGCGCCGCGCGTGACTGGGAGTGCTACGACAAGATCGTTGAGACACTGCAGCGCCTAGAAGACACTCAAACCTTGCTGGTGCAATCCGGCAAGCCGGTAGGTGTATTTGAAACCCATAAAGACGCCCCGCGAGTACTTATTGCCAACTCCAACCTAGTCCCCGCCTGGGCCAACTGGGAACACTTCAACGAGTTGGATCGCAAAGGCCTGATGATGTATGGCCAGATGACCGCAGGCTCATGGATTTACATCGGCTCTCAAGGCATTGTCCAAGGCACTTACGAAACCTTTGTGGAAGCAGGCCGGCAACACTTCGACGGCAACCTGACAGGCCGCTGGGTTCTCACTGCGGGCCTGGGAGGCATGGGGGGCGCTCAACCGCTCGCCGCTACTCTGGCCGGTGCCTGCTCGCTGAATATCGAGTGTCAGCAAACCAGCATCGACTTCCGCCTGCGCACACGCTATTTAGATGAGCAAGCGGACGATCTCGACGATGCATTAGCGCGTATCGAACGCTATACCAACGAAGGCAAAGCCGTCTCGATTGGCCTGTGTGCGAATGCGGCAGATGTATTGCCAGAACTGGTCAAGCGTGGCGTGAAGCCCGACATGGTGACTGACCAAACCAGTGCCCACGACCCACTACACGGCTACTTGCCTGCAGGCTGGACTTGGGAAGAGTACGTTGCCCGCGGAAAATCCGAACCACAAGCCACCGTAAAAGCGGCTAAGCAATCAATGGCAGTGCATGTACAAGCCATGCTCGACTTCCAGAAGATGGGCGTACCCACGTTCGATTACGGCAACAATATTCGCCAAATGGCTCAAGAAGAAGGCGTTGAAAATGCCTTCGATTTCCCAGGTTTTGTACCCGCCTATATCCGCCCCTTATTCTGCCAGGGAATTGGCCCCTTCCGCTGGGCCGCGCTATCAGGCGACCCGGAAGACATTTACAAAACCGACCAGAAAGTCAAAGAGCTGATCCCCGACGACCCACACCTGCACAACTGGCTGGATATGGCCCGGGAGCGCATCAGTTTCCAAGGCCTTCCGGCACGTATTTGCTGGGTCGGCCTGAAAGATCGTGCGCGCCTTGGCCAAGCCTTCAACGAGATGGTCAAAAACGGGGAGCTTAAAGCACCCATCGTGATTGGCCGTGACCATCTGGACTCCGGTTCCGTGGCAAGCCCCAACCGCGAGACCGAGTCGATGATGGATGGCTCCGACGCCGTCTCCGACTGGCCGCTGCTGAATGCCCTACTTAACACCGCTGGTGGCGCGACATGGGTCTCGTTACACCACGGTGGTGGTGTGGGCATGGGCTATTCCCAGCACTCTGGGGTAGTTATCGTCGCTGACGGCACCGATGATGCCCATGCACGCCTTGGTCGCGTACTGCGTAACGACCCGGGTACTGGTGTTATGCGTCATGCCGATGCAGGCTACGACATTGCCAAACAATCCGCCCGTGAAAACGACCTCGATTTGCCGATGCTGAACAGCTAATTCAACAACGACAAGGAGCACTAATAATGGCCCATCTTGATATTCAGCCCGGCAAAATGACACTGGCGCAGGCGCGCCAGGTCTTTCAATCACCCGTCACCGTTAGCCTGCCAAGCAGTGCTGACGAAGCAATCCAAAAAAGCGTCGATTGCGTCAATCTTGTGGTCGAGGAAAACCGCACGGTCTACGGTATTAACACCGGGTTTGGGCTGCTTGCTCAAACACGTATCGCCGATGAAGACCTGGAAGCACTGCAGCGTTCGCTAGTGCTTTCTCATGCCACCGGCGTTGGTGCTGCAATGGATGACAGCCTTGTGCGGCTCATCATGGTACTGAAAGTGAATAGCCTGGCACGCGGCTTTTCCGGTATTCGTCGTGAAGTGCTTGATGCGCTGATCGCATTGATCAACGCCGAGGTGTATCCGCATATTCCGCTCAAAGGCTCTGTGGGTGCGTCAGGTGATCTCGCGCCGCTGGCTCATATGAGTGTAGTGCTGATCGGCGAAGGCAAAGCACGCTACAAAGGCGAATGGCTCAGTGCCGAAGAAGCGCTAAAAGTCGCCGGTCTTAGCCCGATTGCACTAGCTCCAAAAGAGGGTTTGGCGCTGCTTAACGGCACCCAGGTATCAACGGCTTACGCGCTACGTGGACTGTTCGATGCCGAAGACCTCTATGCCGCGGCCACGGTTTGCGGCTCACTGACAGTTGAAGCCACGCTAGGGTCGCGCTCACCGTTCGATGCGCGCATTCATGAAGTACGTGGCCAACGTGGCCAGATCGATGCGGCGGCGGCCTACCGACATTTACTCGGCGAGCACAGCGACATCGGCAACTCCCACGCCAACTGCGATAAAGTGCAAGACCCTTACTCCTTGCGGTGCCAGCCGCAGGTGATGGGGGCTGCGCTTACCCAAATTCGCCATGTTGCCGACATACTGGCGGTGGAAATCAACGCCGTGTCTGATAATCCCTTAGTTTTTACTGGCAGAGGGTTTGAAGATACCGACGACATCATCTCTGGCGGCAATTTCCATGCCGAACCGGTGGCGATGGCCGCTGATAACTTAGCCTTGGCGATTGCCGAGATCGGTGCGCTGGCGGAACGACGCATCTCGCTGATGATGGACAAACACATGTCCCAATTGCCGCCCTTCCTGGTCGAGAAAGGCGGCGTCAACTCCGGGTTTATGATCGCACAGGTAACAGCAGCAGCCCTTGCCAGCGAAAACAAAGCCCTAGCGCATCCACATAGCGTGGATAGCCTGCCCACCTCAGCCAACCAGGAAGACCATGTTTCCATGGCCCCGGCGGCGGGTAAGCGATTATGGGAAATGGCCGATAA is part of the Halomonas sp. GT genome and harbors:
- the hutU gene encoding urocanate hydratase — translated: MSTNDKRHDASRKIAAPTGSQLSCKSWLTEAPLRMLMNNLHPDVAERPEDLVVYGGIGRAARDWECYDKIVETLQRLEDTQTLLVQSGKPVGVFETHKDAPRVLIANSNLVPAWANWEHFNELDRKGLMMYGQMTAGSWIYIGSQGIVQGTYETFVEAGRQHFDGNLTGRWVLTAGLGGMGGAQPLAATLAGACSLNIECQQTSIDFRLRTRYLDEQADDLDDALARIERYTNEGKAVSIGLCANAADVLPELVKRGVKPDMVTDQTSAHDPLHGYLPAGWTWEEYVARGKSEPQATVKAAKQSMAVHVQAMLDFQKMGVPTFDYGNNIRQMAQEEGVENAFDFPGFVPAYIRPLFCQGIGPFRWAALSGDPEDIYKTDQKVKELIPDDPHLHNWLDMARERISFQGLPARICWVGLKDRARLGQAFNEMVKNGELKAPIVIGRDHLDSGSVASPNRETESMMDGSDAVSDWPLLNALLNTAGGATWVSLHHGGGVGMGYSQHSGVVIVADGTDDAHARLGRVLRNDPGTGVMRHADAGYDIAKQSARENDLDLPMLNS
- the hutG gene encoding formimidoylglutamase; the protein is MATNSPSNSPSNSPSNSASNHTFSSTSAETALDMSLWAGRTDPEPNSERWHQKIQPLSQTAAPGCVLLGFESDAGVARNQGRTGAAQGPSALRKALAPLAWHRTGPAYDAGNVRCEGDALETAQQALADRLAALLKAEHFPVVLGGGHEVAYGSWLGLAQHLADNGEKAPRIGIINFDAHFDLRDPSHVRSSGTPFTQIADECAKRGWPFRYACLGISRAANTRALFNRAAQLGVMVREDRDFQPAHLECIRRDLERFMVRCDHLYLTIDLDVLPAGEAPGVSAPAARGVSLALIEPLIETIRDSGKLRLADLAELNPDHDIDSRTARAAARLVFQLALDT
- the hutI gene encoding imidazolonepropionase → MPNATDRRLWRDISIFDGLRTLPDRMAVITEGAHIIALSPMSEFNEQLANNCTEMGSGGVMTPGLVDCHTHLVFGGSRAEEFEARLEGASYEEIAKRGGGILSTVRATREASEDELLRLAKPRLEALIADGVTTVEIKSGYGLTLKDELKMLRVARRLGDMLPVNVVTTLLGAHALPPEYKDDSDGYIDLVCQEMIPAAVAEGLADAVDVFCEKIAFSVEQCERVFEAAKAHGLPIKAHAEQLSNLGGTAMAARHGALSADHIEYLDDAGIAAMREAGSVAVILPGAFHTLRETQQPPIAALRTAGVPMAVATDANPGSSPLFMPTLMLNLACTLFRLTPQEALTGMTAHGATALGLPGKGLIHEGAEADICVWDIDAPAELAYAVQPGRLRQRLFQGVLTHGN
- the hutH gene encoding histidine ammonia-lyase, producing the protein MAHLDIQPGKMTLAQARQVFQSPVTVSLPSSADEAIQKSVDCVNLVVEENRTVYGINTGFGLLAQTRIADEDLEALQRSLVLSHATGVGAAMDDSLVRLIMVLKVNSLARGFSGIRREVLDALIALINAEVYPHIPLKGSVGASGDLAPLAHMSVVLIGEGKARYKGEWLSAEEALKVAGLSPIALAPKEGLALLNGTQVSTAYALRGLFDAEDLYAAATVCGSLTVEATLGSRSPFDARIHEVRGQRGQIDAAAAYRHLLGEHSDIGNSHANCDKVQDPYSLRCQPQVMGAALTQIRHVADILAVEINAVSDNPLVFTGRGFEDTDDIISGGNFHAEPVAMAADNLALAIAEIGALAERRISLMMDKHMSQLPPFLVEKGGVNSGFMIAQVTAAALASENKALAHPHSVDSLPTSANQEDHVSMAPAAGKRLWEMADNVRGILAIEWLGACQGLDMRHGLTTTAPLEQAKQLLREHVTHYEQDRFFAPDIEAASDLLAARTLSHLLRPGTLPSQH